A window of Aigarchaeota archaeon genomic DNA:
TGAAGAAAAGGACGGTCTTTCTGACGAAGAGATTAAGGACATACTTTCCAAATATAAGGTCATAGCCGTAATTGGTATGAGTAGAGATGCAAGAAAGCCAGGCCACTATGTTCCAAAATTTCTTATGAAACACGGATACAAGATAATACCGGTTAACCCTAATTCTAGCGAGATCAACGTTGGAAATCAGACGTTGAAATCTTACAAGAGTCTTCTCGACATTCAGGAAGATGTTGATATAGCTAACGTATTCAGACGTCCTGAAGATGTGCCGCCAGTAGCTGAGGATGCGATAAGAAAAGGCGTGA
This region includes:
- a CDS encoding CoA-binding protein, translating into MVIEEKDGLSDEEIKDILSKYKVIAVIGMSRDARKPGHYVPKFLMKHGYKIIPVNPNSSEINVGNQTLKSYKSLLDIQEDVDIANVFRRPEDVPPVAEDAIRKGVKVFWMQEGIYNKEAVEKLRKAGIIVVWDRCMMKEYSRLFNVKPFVPTSKL